A single window of Aspergillus flavus chromosome 4, complete sequence DNA harbors:
- a CDS encoding fungal-specific transcription factor domain-containing protein, with product MKFQSLCMSLFCAATLAAALPVEPSAESAPQPCIPAELAKVLTSVPKDSPLYCKGDSQPEKRDGEPSIEECGDALEAYNAGEEDEASVGDLLDACEAAYGPPGNKKRQAKEPSILSGTVGSVQPRSNEPLIRRLNLNRPKLSRNREVQACHQCRLRKVKCDQTRPRCQNCQTHERTCVYSQVPRTPDSHHGGDLVIRLNQQGHLNTTSESQARYYSSSSWVVDVDGPNGSRPSAGSGIGPCAKSRETSAPPTLQGGLEFPDGQAHLFVQLAEVDRLIHWYSNYCHLWYPIVDIPEVIISLENLRHNRSSPVGSLALIAAICFAAACSANASGDLRSLSPISTSSAWKDLAVQLLSSNGYPRQPNLNTVRAAFLLALPSVADGRTHPDPGPVCVLLRAAQSLGLHRDPSSFNLPPSEVDFRRVLWWCIHSLDVCYSVAHALPPLIHATATDVQTMEQNGMSERKLIGTIIRVNSLISAIFQTVYGIRQPTGKDIQDLDEKATKICTDEISTRTSLEMTAAEKFITMSQRMCCYKMLFILHQPYLRSTQWPQTSRQKALAACQNYINDYMSGIADPELAPYRWILGHFDVTHACAIVFQDMIQHPGSVESVGMRSLVETCCFTFLSDSHPDWAKLEALGSKAWAANGWPCPFQQDLSSLGADASLSDWDPLFASFIWENMLL from the exons ATGAAGTTCCAATCTCTCTGCATGTCTCTCTTCTGCGCCGCCACGCTGGCGGCTGCGCTTCCCGTCGAGCCTTCCGCGGAGTCTGCGCCTCAGCCCTGCATTCCCGCCGAGTTGGCGAAGGTTCTCACCTCTGTGCCGAAAGACTCACCCTTGTATTGTAAGGGTGATTCTCAGCCTGAAAAGCGCGACGGCGAGCCTTCCATTGAGGAGTGCGGGGATGCGCTGGAGGCTTACAATGccggggaagaagatgaagcatCTGTCGGGGACCTACTGGATGCTTGTGAGGCAGCATATGGACCGCCTGGGAATAAAAAGCGCCAGGCGAAAGAACCATCCATCCTGAGCGGAACCGTTGGCAGTG TACAGCCTCGGTCAAACGAGCCGCTCATCCGGCGCCTCAATTTGAATCGCCCAAAGCTATCTAGGAATCGGGAAGTCCAAGCATGTCACCAATGTCGCCTTAGAAAAGTTAAATGCGATCAGACTAGGCCTCGCTGCCAAAATTGTCAGACACATGAACGTACTTGCGTTTATAGCCAAGTACCTCGGACACCAGACAGCCACCACGGTGGAGACCTGGTCATTCGGCTCAACCAACAGGGCCACCTCAACACCACTAGCGAGTCTCAAGCGCGGTATTACTCCAGCTCATCTTGGGTGGTAGATGTGGACGGCCCGAATGGTTCTCGGCCTTCCGCTGGCTCCGGTATTGGTCCCTGTGCGAAATCGCGAGAGACATCAGCTCCCCCCACATTACAGGGAGGCCTGGAATTTCCCGATGGTCAAGCTCACTTGTTTGTGCAACTAGCGGAGGTGGACAGACTCATTCATTGGTATTCGAATTACTGTCATCTCTGGTATCCCATTGTCGATATTCCTGAGGTTATAATATCCCTTGAAAATCTAAGACACAACCGTAGCTCCCCTGTGGGCTCGTTGGCGCTGATTGCGGCGATCTGCTTTGCTGCAGCGTGTTCTGCTAATGCGTCTGGTGACTTGAGGTCACTGTCCCCTATATCTACTTCATCGGCATGGAAAGACCTAGCAGTCCAGCTGCTTTCAAGCAACGGATACCCCCGACAGCCCAACCTGAACACTGTCCGAGCGGCCTTTCTCCTTGCTCTCCCAAGCGTGGCAGACGGAAGGACACATCCAGATCCGGGCCCTGTCTGCGTATTGTTGCGAGCTGCTCAGTCTCTGGGTTTGCACCGCGATCCCTCATCCTTTAATCTGCCCCCTAGTGAGGTGGACTTTCGCCGGGTCCTCTGGTGGTGCATCCATAGTTTGGACGTCTGCTACTCGGTCGCCCATGCATTACCACCATTAATCCACGCTACCGCTACCGATGTTCAAACCATGGAGCAAAATGGCATGTCAGAGCGCAAGCTCATAGGAACTATCATACGAGTAAACTCCTTAATCTCTGCAATCTTCCAAACCGTCTACGGTATCCGTCAACCAACAGGCAAAGACATCCAAGATTTGGACGAAAAGGCAACAAAAATATGCACCGACGAGATCTCCACCCGAACATCCCTCGAAATGACCGCAGCAGAAAAATTCATCACAATGAGCCAAAGAATGTGTTGCTACAAAatgctcttcatcctccatcagCCCTACCTACGATCGACCCAATGGCCGCAAACTTCCAGACAAAAAGCACTAGCCGCATGCCAAAACTACATCAATGACTACATGTCGGGTATTGCAGACCCTGAGCTAGCTCCGTATAGATGGATTCTAGGACATTTTGACGTCACCCATGCCTGTGCTATTGTTTTTCAGGACATGATTCAGCATCCGGGATCTGTGGAATCCGTCGGAATGCGGAGTTTGGTGGAGACTTGCTGCTTCACTTTCTTGTCGGATTCGCATCCTGACTGGGCGAAATTGGAGGCGCTGGGTTCGAAGGCTTGGGCTGCGAATGGATGGCCTTGCCCTTTTCAGCAGGACTTGAGTTCGTTAGGTGCGGATGCGAGTCTTTCGGATTGGGATCCGTTGTTTGCGTCTTTTATTTGGGAGAATATGTTGCTATAA
- a CDS encoding putative dimethylaniline monooxygenase, which produces MTRTDLIVDAVVIGGGFGGCNALYRLREMGLTTKLFEAGSGFGGVWHWNGYPGARVDSEMPAYQFNIPAVYKDWHWSERFPGVEELRRYFEHVDRVLGLSKDTYFNTIVSECRFDSASRLWIVHTSTGIRATCKYLIAATGSSYKKYFPEYPGLSQYKGQLVHSAAYPDNLDVTGKKVGIVGNGASGLQIVQELAKKDCELTVFIRTPCFALPMKQRNISPEESEMMKGYYDAIFDRCYKSVTGFPHNTKPQAASTASPEERKAIFDQLWQRGGYSFLVSNYYDFLLNEEANSIFYDYWVQQVRARMTNQKKMDLVAPLKQTYLVGTKRPSLEQDYYEMIDRENVVLHDLKKAPIQEFDETGVITAEGHRDLDIVIFATGYDAVTGSLLDLGIEDRNQVPLSEKWKDGTATHLGLMIPDAPNLFLVYGPQAPTSLANGPPFIEMEVDWICRAIAKMHDEGLASVVPTAKAAEQWKEEVRLVSENTLYPKTNSWYMGTNIPGKRREPLIYLGGMPRWWQKCNDALESWEGFSTQPL; this is translated from the coding sequence ATGACCCGAACAGACCTCATAGTCGACGCTGTCGTGATCGGCGGCGGCTTCGGTGGCTGCAATGCCCTCTACCGGCTCCGCGAGATGGGCCTCACTACCAAACTCTTCGAGGCAGGGAGCGGCTTCGGCGGCGTCTGGCACTGGAATGGCTATCCCGGGGCTCGTGTGGATAGCGAGATGCCCGCCTATCAGTTCAACATCCCCGCCGTATACAAGGACTGGCATTGGAGTGAACGGTTCCCCGGCGTCGAGGAGCTGAGACGATACTTTGAACACGTTGACCGTGTGCTGGGGCTGAGCAAGGATACCTATTTCAACACAATTGTATCGGAATGTCGATTTGACTCCGCGAGTAGGCTATGGATCGTCCACACCTCGACTGGCATAAGGGCAACGTGCAAGTACCTCATCGCCGCAACAGGATCCTCATACAAGAAATACTTCCCCGAGTATCCCGGCCTGAGCCAATACAAGGGCCAGCTAGTCCACTCAGCTGCATACCCGGACAACCTCGACGTCACAGGAAAGAAGGTCGGCATTGTCGGCAACGGAGCCTCGGGTCTCCAAATCGTCCAAGAGCTGGCGAAGAAAGATTGTGAATTAACCGTGTTCATCCGCACACCCTGTTTCGCACTGCCCATGAAACAGCGAAATATCTCTCCCGAAGAGTCCGAGATGATGAAAGGGTACTACGACGCCATCTTCGATCGCTGCTATAAATCCGTCACGGGATTTCCGCATAATACTAAGCCTCAGGCGGCTAGCACGGCATCGCCCGAGGAGCGGAAGGCTATTTTCGATCAGCTTTGGCAGCGCGGTGGATATAGTTTCTTGGTTTCGAATTACTATGACTTCCTGCTTAATGAGGAGGCCAATTCGATCTTTTACGATTACTGGGTACAGCAGGTTCGGGCTCGTATGacgaaccagaagaagatggatcTTGTTGCGCCGTTGAAGCAGACTTACTTGGTTGGTACTAAGCGGCCTAGTCTGGAGCAGGATTACTATGAGATGATTGATCGGGAGAACGTCGTGCTGCATGATTTGAAGAAGGCTCCTATCCAAGAGTTCGACGAGACCGGCGTCATCACGGCCGAGGGCCATCGTGATCTCGACATTGTCATCTTTGCAACGGGATACGATGCCGTCACGGGCAGTTTGTTGGATCTGGGGATCGAGGATCGGAACCAGGTTCCTCTGAGTGAGAAGTGGAAGGATGGGACGGCTACTCATCTAGGCTTGATGATCCCTGATGCGCCGAATCTGTTCCTGGTTTATGGTCCGCAGGCACCGACTTCCTTGGCTAATGGTCCGCCTTTTATTGAGATGGAGGTCGATTGGATCTGTCGCGCTATTGCGAAGATGCATGATGAGGGGTTGGCGTCCGTTGTGCCCACAGCTAAGGCAGCGGAGcagtggaaggaggaggttcGCCTGGTGTCTGAGAACACGCTGTACCCGAAGACGAACTCGTGGTATATGGGCACTAATATCCCCGGGAAGAGACGCGAGCCGTTGATTTATCTGGGTGGCATGCCGAGGTGGTGGCAGAAGTGCAATGATGCGCTTGAGAGCTGGGAGGGCTTTTCTACTCAGCCTTTGTAG
- a CDS encoding short chain dehydrogenase/ reductase, with product MACKVTGTAFITGAASGIGKATALKFAEQGITSLALVDVNLAQLEGTRDELRNNFPHVETEIMQVDVTNEASVNEAIKKTVTRFGRIDIAVNSAGISGIPTKTHELSLQEWQKVIDINQTGLWLCQRGVIQQMLTQESRGVRQGRGVIINLSSMYGIAAPPANFGIIPYTAAKHAVVAITKLDAKTYGKEGIRINAICPGYVDTPIIRAAIESGAMNSEFEKTPLGRPADPEEIADSILYLASPMSSFVCGSALVVDGGYTV from the exons ATGGCGTGCAAAGTTACAGGAACCGCTTTCATCACCGGCGCAGCCTCCG GGATTGGCAAAGCAACGGCATTGAAATTTGCAGAACAAGGCATTACCTCCTTGGCACTTGTAGATGTCAACTTGGCTCAGCTGGAGGGCACCCGCGATGAGCTGCGCAATAACTTCCCCCATGTCGAAACCGAGATCATGCAGGTAGATGTCACCAATGAAGCGTCGGTAAACGAGGCGATCAAGAAGACAGTGACTCGATTTGGTCGCATTGACATTGCCGTGAACTCCGCAGGGATCAGTGGAATTCCTACAAAGACGCATGAGCTAAGCTTGCAGGAGTGGCAAAAGGTCATTGACATCAATCAGACAGGGCTGTGGCTGTGTCAGAGGGGAGTCATCCAGCAGATGTTAACACAAGA GTCGCGAGGTGTCCGTCAAGGTCGCGGAGTAATCATCAACCTATCGTCGATGTATGGCATCGCTGCTCCCCCAGCAAACTTCGGAATCATCCCATACACTGCTGCCAAGCATG CTGTCGTAGCAATCACTAAACTG GACGCCAAAACGTACGGCAAGGAAGGAATACGAATCAACGCCATTTGTCCTGG GTATGTGGACACACCTATCATCCGCGCGGCGATTGAAAGCGGTGCAATGAACAGCGAGTTCGAGAAAACTCCATTGGGTCGTCCCGCCGATCCTGAAGAGATTGCGGACTCTATCCTCTATCTTGCCTCGCCAATGAGCAGCTTTGTCTGTGGTTCTGCGTTGGTTGTGGACGGCGGATACACTGTATGA
- a CDS encoding fungal-specific transcription factor domain-containing protein, translating to MTPKPRSKTFTGCWTCRSRRVKCDEQRPNCQRCHRSGRTCQGYSVRLGWTNASGTATQRRLLRSSTRAVPELSPCAVTTLLSDLDHSSGRAIAQRGPFSVFSVSVLDNSSRNIRVHSPRESSTESSDSFLPHQHDFSPSSSPKTSFTVEQLPFPEPPKCVVSEDALGGIGQTTPNLSQMERMRSFDIGAAATRDKAWGCLLEKTRIPSSLNPTNMATPEIELIHHWVVFLSGNLILIDLADNPCRTVFMPLALKGINSSPTESNMHRAVFHGLCAASAFSLYHLRGESKYQSLAVQHDQQALQHLRQNLRPGNRLDETTLVAVLTCIAAEAMSGRRSRWRAHVLGGLGMLENELDGEWLQSPTAARLLQSYLSLSSLCNFRMSAQLVALLKELPNIQNYLERSHGVSRSLVQFLADISALRESPGQITVAELDNLELQLYLQFPSLHSQETPESIVIQHALNSFYYATLIYFRRSLRRVPVADVQDLVEKAVHDLEAAEALTHRKGGCAYNWASFVVAAECSRPDLQERMLVLFDRKRRHGIKNIQSLGEIVTTLWQRRASAPGVDIHWEEIANEADYDIMLV from the coding sequence ATGACCCCTAAACCACGATCTAAGACCTTCACAGGGTGTTGGACATGTCGATCTCGCCGTGTAAAGTGCGACGAGCAGCGACCCAATTGTCAACGGTGTCATCGCAGTGGACGGACATGCCAAGGGTACAGTGTGCGGTTAGGATGGACCAATGCCTCGGGAACTGCAACGCAGCGTCGACTACTGCGCTCTTCAACTAGGGCTGTGCCGGAGTTATCCCCATGTGCTGTAACAACGCTTTTGAGTGACTTAGACCATTCTTCGGGGAGAGCGATCGCTCAGCGAGGGCCGTTTTCGGTCTTTTCTGTCTCCGTGTTGGATAACTCGAGTCGAAATATACGGGTCCACAGTCCTCGCGAGTCGTCCACGGAGAGCTCCGACAGCTTTCTCCCACATCAACACGATTTctccccatcatcatctccaaagACATCGTTCACGGTGGAACAGTTACCCTTTCCGGAGCCTCCGAAATGCGTCGTGAGCGAAGATGCTCTCGGTGGGATTGGCCAAACAACACCAAATCTATCACAGATGGAACGTATGCGATCCTTTGATATTGGCGCAGCAGCCACACGCGACAAGGCCTGGGGGTGCTTATTAGAAAAGACCCGCATTCCATCCTCGCTAAATCCTACGAATATGGCTACCCCTGAAATCGAATTGATCCATCATTGGGTCGTTTTCCTCAGCGGAAACCTAATCCTGATCGACTTAGCTGACAATCCATGTCGCACGGTGTTCATGCCACTGGCTCTCAAGGGAATTAACTCTTCCCCAACAGAGTCTAACATGCACCGTGCTGTCTTCCATGGGCTCTGTGCAGCTTCCGCATTTAGTCTTTATCACCTTCGCGGCGAATCCAAGTACCAGTCTCTTGCCGTCCAGCATGACCAGCAGGCCCTACAACATCTGCGCCAGAACCTTCGTCCTGGAAACCGACTAGACGAGACAACACTTGTTGCTGTGCTAACGTGTATCGCGGCTGAGGCTATGTCTGGCCGGCGCAGCCGATGGAGAGCTCATGTTCTTGGCGGACTGGGAATGCTGGAAAATGAGCTTGATGGCGAGTGGCTGCAGTCACCAACAGCGGCACGCTTACTCCAGAGCTACTTGTCTCTCTCATCACTGTGTAATTTCCGAATGTCGGCTCAGTTAGTGGCGTTGCTGAAAGAGCTTCCGAACATACAGAACTATCTAGAGCGATCGCATGGTGTTTCACGGTCACTCGTACAATTTCTAGCGGACATATCTGCCCTCAGGGAGTCGCCTGGTCAGATCACAGTTGCGGAACTGGACAATCTGGAGCTGCAGCTTTATCTCCAATTTCCCAGTCTGCATTCACAAGAAACACCTGAGTCGATTGTCATCCAGCATGCGCTGAATTCCTTCTACTACGCAACCCTTATTTACTTTCGCCGTTCTCTTCGCCGTGTCCCCGTGGCAGACGTTCAAGACCTCGTCGAGAAAGCCGTCCACGACCTTGAAGCCGCCGAAGCCCTCACCCACAGAAAAGGCGGATGTGCCTACAATTGGGCAAGCTTTGTGGTCGCGGCAGAATGCAGCCGACCGGACCTACAAGAGAGGATGCTTGTTTTATTCGATCGGAAACGCCGTCACGGAATCAAAAACATCCAATCATTGGGCGAAATCGTTACGACATTGTGGCAACGACGAGCATCTGCCCCTGGAGTAGATATCCATTGGGAGGAGATTGCTAACGAGGCTGATTATGATATCATGCTAGTATGA
- a CDS encoding putative plasma membrane channel protein gives MEWLCSTQSPISHLIWTQPHKPRVNPTTSFGRDVVIAGPQLFREPLKNPLLAPSDFSEGIVLRTARSSAPSLDVTVVIYNLSSMASQPHQKEVPHNNHVDYVIRYSFYDTDVNKASQQFELLLRRLSEVGLQTEVREGDESSVLVFVRASRKKKLQRAVYQSRIRDWLYGVRNTEPEPESSAEPQSESERLRVIHHMITVPREAGGAGITLKHGEWENVIAIFPLHDEETNKQCMRDWSKKTFLSNEDLDQIRNTFGESVGFYFAFLQSYFRFLMFPAIFGFSCWLLLGSFSVIYTVGNALWCIVFIEYWKHQEEDLSCRWQSKGVSVLREKRREFKPEREVRDETTGEIRGVYPATKRLQTQLLQVPFALVAAVALGVIIATCFAIEIFISEIYNGPLKTYLVFIPTILLSALIPTMSTVLVSVATRLNDYENYETQGAYDVALTQKIFVINFITSYLPVFLTAFVYVPFAHSIVPYLDIFHLTVRPFVSKKDAITTRAEFSIDPGRLKKQVIYFTVTAQAVNFAQETIVPMLKQRGLQKYKEYKKRTGKVEPDSNTDEKKAPEVSFEDAPEEAQFLKRVRNEAEMEDYDVTDDLREMCIQFGYLALFSPVWPLVPVSFLINNWVELRSDFFKICMECKRPSPQRADTIGPWLDSLGFLSWVGSITSAALVYMFSNGHEGPNGQPTSIKGWALLLTIFFCEHIYLLVRYAVRATIAKMEPPNVRQERAERYLLRKRFLESTLQSRSSDDETDEETTPYVDQSQEVSEITRASLEDDARTWSRHGTDPAERFWMRQKGWKESVYVGTSIIRALAVKPEPKKQQ, from the exons ATGGAGTGGCTGTGCAGCACCCAATCGCCGATCTCGCACTTAATCTGGACTCAGCCACACAAGCCGAGGGTTAACCCTACGACAAGCTTTGGCCGTGACGTCGTCATCGCGGGCCCCCAGCTGTTTCGCGAACCTCTTAAGAACCCCCTTCTCGCTCCAAGCGATTTCTCCGAAGGAATTGTTCTCCGGACGGCCAGATCAAGCGCGCCTTCGCTTGATGTCACGGTAGTGATATACAACTTATCCTCAATGGCTTCTCAACCCCATCAAAAGGAGGTGCCTCACAACAACCATGTGGACTACGTCATCCGCTACAGCTTTTATGATACGG ATGTCAATAAAGCGTCCCAGCAGTTTGAATTGCTCCTCCGTCGACTCTCTGAGGTAGGATTGCAGACGGAAGTGAGAGAGGGCGATGAATCGTCGGTGCTGGTCTTTGTCCGGGCCTCGAGGAAAAAGAAGTTGCAACGCGCTGTTTATCAGTCACG TATCCGCGACTGGCTTTATGGCGTCCGCAATACCGAGCCCGAACCCGAGTCCTCTGCCGAGCCGCAATCGGAATCCGAGCGCTTGCGTGTCATCCACCATATGATCACTGTGCCCCGGGAAGCTGGTGGCGCTGGGATTACCCTGAAACATGGGGAGTGGGAGAACGTGATTGCCATCTTCCCGCTGCATGACGAAGAGACCAATAAGCAATGCATGAGGGACTGGAGCAAGAAGACATTTTTGTCCAACGAAGACCTCGACCAGATACGGAACACATTCGGAGAAAGT GTTGGGTTCTACTTCGCGTTCTTGCAGTCGTATTTCAGGTTTCTCATGTTTCCCGCCATTTTTGGCTTCTCATGCTGGCTATTGCTGGGGTCTTTTTCTGTAATCTACACTGTAGGAAATGCCCTGTGGTGTATTGTTTTCATCGAGTACTGGAAGCACCAGGAAGAGGATCTCAGCTGCCGATGGCAGTCTAAGGGTGTCTCAGTTTTGCGCGAGAAAAGACGGGAATTCAAACCTGAAAGGGAAGTCCGGGATGAGACAACGGGCGAAATTCGAGGTGTATATCCCGCGACCAAGCGGCTGCAGACACAGCTGCTCCAGGTGCCATTTGCACTTGTTGCCGCCGTTGCCTTGGGTGTTATCATTGCGACATGTTTCGCCATTGAGATATTCATCTCCGAGATATACAACGGACCGTTGAAGACATACCTG GTCTTCATACCTACCATCTTGCTCTCTGCTTTAATTCCAACTATGAGTACCGTCCTTGTGTCAGTGGCGACTAGGCTGAATGACTACGAGAACTATGAGACTCAGGGCGCGTACGATGTAGCATTGACGCAGAAGATTTTTGTGATCAATTTCATCACCTCATACTTACCTGTTTTCCTGACAGCGTTTGTGTATGTCCCCTTCGCTCATAGTATTGTGCCGTATCTCGATATCTTTCACTTGACTGTTCGTCCATTCGTTTCGAAAAAAGATGCGATAACAACACGTGCCGAATTCAGCATCGATCCGGGTCGTCTAAAGAAGCAGGTCATCTACTTCACAGTGACCGCCCAGGCCGTTAATTTCGCCCAGGAAACGATAGTTCCGATGCTGAAGCAGCGCGGCCTCCAGAAATACAAGGAATACAAGAAGCGGACCGGGAAAGTGGAACCGGATAGCAACACGGATGAGAAAAAGGCGCCCGAGGTTTCGTTTGAGGATGCCCCCGAGGAAGCCCAGTTCCTTAAGCGGGTACGTAATGAAGCTGAGATGGAAGACTATGACGTGACCGATGATCTCCGGGAGATGTGTATCCAATTTGGATACCTGGCACTGTTTTCTCCGGTCTGGCCATTGGTACCGGTCTCGTTCTTGATCAACAATTGGGTTGAACTGCGGTCCgacttttttaaaatctgTATGGAATGCAAACGGCCATCACCTCAACGTGCAGATACCATTGGCCCTTGGCTGGACAGTCTAGGGTTCTTGTCCTGGGTTGGAAGTATTACAAGCGCGGCTCTTGTCTACATGTTCAGCAACGGCCACGAAGGACCGAACGGACAACCAACATCCATCAAGGGATGGGCACTGTTGCTCACGATATTTTTCTGCGAGCACATTTACCTGCTGGTACGCTACGCCGTGCGAGCCACTATCGCCAAGATGGAACCCCCCAATGTACGTCAGGAACGGGCAGAGCGCTATTTGCTGCGGAAACGATTTCTCGAGTCGACTCTGCAATCCAGGAGCAGTGATGATGAAACCGATGAAGAAACCACGCCGTATGTGGACCAATCCCAGGAGGTTTCTGAGATCACGCGGGCCTCACTCGAGGATGATGCTCGCACATGGTCTCGACATGGCACCGACCCCGCGGAACGTTTCTGGATGCGTCAGAAAGGGTGGAAGGAATCGGTGTATGTCGGTACATCCATTATCCGTGCATTGGCGGTTAAGCCGGAACCAAAGAAGCAACAGTAA
- a CDS encoding putative formate/nitrite transporter family protein, producing the protein MSQISLDAFTPAEVIEFVGRAGVAKGNMRLDKVFFSAVSAGCLLAFACGTVLSTNTTPWFQENAPGLIRTISALVFPYGLCMIILTGADLCTGSFMFTTVAALQRRLPWYKMLIHWVVTFFGNLAGSLFVVAIIFGYGNVFSADPFKSQVIAFATKKQVTPDFHMIFLRGIGCNWLVCLACFFGIQGRDLTSKIIGIWWPIFAFVSLGFDHVVANMTFIPLAIWVGADKITVGLYIWKGIIPTLIGNILGGGLFCGVYYWYMYLLQTDSMTVTGIKRFGHSRSEVSSMTPKKDDVEAGVGVVDNSPAALGS; encoded by the exons ATGTCGCAAATCAGCCTAGATGCCTTCACACCGGCCGAGGTGATCGAATTCGTCGGGCGTGCTGGAGTTGCCAAGGGCAATATGCGCCTCGACAAAGTCTTCTTCAGTGCAGTGTCGGCGGGGTGTCTGCTTGCCTTCGCCTGTGGAACCGTCCTCAGCACCAACACAACGCCCTGGTTCCAGGAAAACGCCCCGGGGCTCATCCGCACGATCAGCGCCTTGGTCTTCCCTTACGGCTTATGTATGATTATCTTGACGGGGGCCGACCTCTGCACTGGATCTTTCATG TTCACCACTGTCGCTGCTCTCCAACGCCGTTTACCGTGGTATAAGATGCTGATCCACTGGGTTGTCACATTCTTTGGTAACCTGGCTGGGTCACTCTTCGTCGTTGCCATCATATTCGGAT ATGGCAACGTCTTCTCCGCCGATCCCTTCAAATCTCAAGTAATCGCATTCGCCACGAAAAAGCAAGTCACCCCCGATTTCCACATGATCTTCCTCCGCGGCATCGGATGCAACTGGCTCGTCTGCCTCGCCTGCTTTTTCGGCATCCAAGGCCGTGACCTCACCTCCAAGATCATCGGCATCTGGTGGCCGATCTTCGCGTTCGTATCTCTTGGGTTCGATCACGTCGTCGCCAACATGACTTTCATCCCGCTGGCTATCTGGGTCGGAGCTGATAAAATCACGGTTGGTCTGTATATCTGGAAAGGAATCATTCCGACTTTGATCGGTAATATTCTGGGTGGAGGTTTGTTTTGCG GTGTTTACTACTGGTACATGTACTTGCTTCAAACCGACTCAATGACGGTCACTGGAATCAAGCGTTTCGGTCATTCAAGGTCGGAAGTGAGCAGCATGACTCCGAAGAAGGACGACGTGGAAGCTGGTGTCGGAGTGGTGGATAACTCTCCTGCTGCACTGGGTAGTTAA